Proteins encoded together in one Camelina sativa cultivar DH55 chromosome 9, Cs, whole genome shotgun sequence window:
- the LOC104711817 gene encoding purple acid phosphatase 22-like yields MKMKLLGLFLCVTLLFLCPFISQADDDSKSDPQQVHVSLAGKDYMRVTFITEDEKVDSVVEYGKQPGKYDGKATGESTSYGYLFYNSGKIHHVKIGPLQSNTIYYYRCGGNGPEFSFKTPPSTFPVEFAIVGDLGQTESTDATLSQIKSQDYDVFLLPGDLSYAGNRYYSRQSLWDSFGSLVEPLASKRPWMVTEGNHEKEVYLGFTSYNARWKMPYAESLSDSNLYYSFDVAGVHTVMLGSYTKFDSDSDQYQWLEANLAKVDRKTTPWVIVLMHAPWYNTNEAHKGEGESMREAMESLLYSARVDVVFSGHVHGYERFKRVYNNKADSCGPIYITIGGGGRSLAPPYKKHHSKLSEYRESSFGHGRLKVIDGKRAHWSWHRNTDSNSRPGDEIWLDSLSTSSPCWPSSHSKDEL; encoded by the exons ATGAAGATGAAACTTCTTGGTCTCTTTCTTTGTGTAACTCTCTTGTTCCTTTGTCCGTTCATATCTCAAGCTGATGACGACTCCAAATCTGATCCACAACAG GTGCACGTATCATTGGCGGGTAAGGACTACATGAGAGTAACATTCATAACAGAAGACGAGAAGGTGGATTCGGTGGTGGAATACGGTAAACAACCAGGAAAGTACGACGGAAAAGCCACCGGAGAAAGCACTTCTTACGGATACCTTTTCTACAATTCCGGAAAAATCCACCACGTCAAGATCGGACCTCTCCAATCCAACACCATTTACTACTATCGTTGTGGTGGCAACGGTCctgaattttcttttaagaCTCCTCCGTCAACTTTTCCGGTCGAGTTCGCAATCGTAG GTGACCTAGGCCAAACCGAATCGACAGATGCAACATTATCTCAGATAAAGAGTCAAGACTACGACGTCTTTCTACTTCCTGGCGACCTCTCCTACGCTGGCAATCGTTACTACTCACGTCAGTCACTTTGGGACTCTTTTGGTAGCTTGGTGGAGCCACTCGCGAGCAAGCGTCCTTGGATGGTTACTGAAGGAAACCACGAGAAGGAAGTCTATCTAGGCTTCACGTCATACAATGCTCGGTGGAAAATGCCGTACGCTGAGAGCCTCTCTGACTCCAACCTGTACTACTCTTTTGATGTAGCCGGTGTCCACACGGTTATGCTCGGTTCTTACACCAAATTTGACTCTGATTCCGATCAGTATCAATGGCTCGAGGCCAATTTAGCGAAG GTTGACCGTAAAACGACCCCGTGGGTGATAGTGTTGATGCACGCCCCGTGGTACAACACGAACGAGGCACATAAAGGTGAGGGAGAGAGCATGAGGGAAGCTATGGAGTCTTTGCTCTATAGTGCTCGAGTCGACGTCGTCTTTTCCGGCCATGTTCATGGCTACGAACGTTTC AAACGTGTATATAACAACAAGGCCGACTCATGTGGGCCTATATACATCACCATCGGTGGCGGAGGCAGAAGCCTTGCACCACC GTATAAGAAGCATCATTCAAAATTATCAGAATATCGCGAATCAAGTTTCGGACATGGGAGACTGAAGGTTATTGACGGGAAACGAGCACATTGGTCGTGGCATAGAAACACTGACTCGAACTCACGTCCTGGTGATGAAATCTGGCTTGATAGTCTTAGCACATCATCGCCATGTTGGCCTTCGAGTCATTCCAAAGATGAGCTATAA
- the LOC104715599 gene encoding F-box/FBD/LRR-repeat protein At3g52680-like, translating into MGKDRISELPEDLLLKILSSLPTKTVIATSVLSKRWLSLWKLVPKLEFNSENSRTAENIGRSLLLHKAPVLESLHLTGLCDDIDVGLWAGIAFARNVREFVLQVWISFSLPVRFPSSLLFCDTLDTLKLKNPPIQIDLPSPVSMKSLRTLHLDSVTYKNDESICNLLSGCPNLEDLLVHRACPINYVKNFIIVVPSLKRLWLRDRISGQDIGGYVINAPSLKYLQIEKLKSYEHCLIEDAPELVEANISNISKIVNEKIMGSLKSAKRLSLDLSPLKIKCPAGVIFYQLIYLEMYTHKAEWWNLLTIMLESSPKLQVLKLIDQKQDFSKDGVVGGKWKKPKRVPKCLLSHLETFVWKKYDWRREEEKGVATYILRNARCLKKATFSTRPIDWKEKLQMLNEMNGVVKASDSCHLVFE; encoded by the exons ATGGGAAAAGACAGGATCAGTGAGTTGCCTGAAGACTTGCTTCTAAAGATACTGTCTTCCCTTCCAACAAAAACTGTCATAGCCACAAGTGTTTTGTCTAAACGATGGCTGTCTCTATGGAAGTTGGTACCGAAACTCGAGTTCAACTCTGAGAATTCGAGAACTGCAGAGAATATTGGCAGGTCTTTGCTTTTACATAAAGCTCCAGTTCTAGAGAGTTTGCATCTCACAGGTTTATGTGATGATATAGATGTAGGACTATGGGCTGGAATTGCATTTGCACGAAATGTGCGTGAGTTCGTACTCCAAGTTTGGATTTCCTTTTCCCTGCCAGTCCGATTTCCGAGTAGCCTGCTTTTCTGTGATACACTTGATACCTTGAAACTCAAGAATCCTCCGATTCAGATTGATCTTCCTTCTCCAGTTTCTATGAAGTCTCTTAGAACTCTTCACCTTGACTCTGTGACGTACAAAAACGATGAATCCATTTGTAACCTTTTATCTGGCTGCCCTAATCTTGAAGATTTGCTCGTGCATCGAGCTTGCCCTATTAATTATGTAAAGAATTTTATTATTGTGGTTCCATCTTTGAAGAGACTATGGCTTCGTGATCGCATAAGTGGACAAGATATTGGGGGCTATGTGATAAACGCTCCTTCTTTGAAATACTTGCAAAttgaaaagttaaaaagttATGAGCATTGTCTGATTGAGGATGCGCCAGAGCTAGTTGAGGCAAATATTAGCAACATTTCTAAGATAGTCAATGAGAAGATTATGGGATCACTCAAGTCAGCCAAGCGTCTTTCCTTGGACTTATCACCTTTGAAG ATTAAGTGTCCTGCTGGAGTGATTTTCTATCAGCTGATATATCTAGAGATGTATACACATAAAGCGGAGTGGTGGAATCTACTTACGATCATGCTCGAGAGCTCTCCTAAACTACAAGTCCTCAAGCTCATTGAT CAAAAACAGGATTTTAGTAAAGATGGTGTGGTTGGCGGGAAATGGAAGAAGCCAAAGCGGGTTCCTAAGTGTTTATTGTCCCACCTTGAGACATTTGTCTGGAAAAAATATgattggagaagagaagaagagaaaggggTGGCTACATACATTCTAAGGAATGCAAGATGTCTGAAGAAGGCAACTTTCTCCACAAGACCCATTGACTGGAAAGAGAAGCTTCAAATGCTCAATGAGATGAATGGTGTGGTCAAGGCTTCAGATTCATGCCACCTTGTGTTTGAATAA
- the LOC109126471 gene encoding F-box/FBD/LRR-repeat protein At3g51530-like codes for MKRCLRNRVVMGKDRIDELPEGLLLKILSLLPTKTVITTSVLSKRWRSLWKSLLLHKAPVLESLHLTVTDLCDDIDVGLWAGIAFARNVREFVLQVSISLSISIQFPSCLFFCDTLETLKLKNPPIHIDLPSPVSMKSLRTLHLDSVTYKDDESVFNLLSGCPNLEDLLIHRGYPNCVKNFVIVVPSLKRLSINDCTRVRKGGYVINAPSLKYLQIERLSGYERCLIEDAPELVEANIRNISTIVNKKILGSLKSAKRLSLDLSPSGVTTITMLAI; via the exons ATGAAACGATG TTTGAGAAATCGAGTTGTTATGGGTAAAgacaggatcgatgagttgccTGAAGGGTTGCTTCTAAAAATACTGTCTTTACTTCCAACAAAAACTGTTATAACCACGAGTGTTTTGTCTAAACGATGGAGGTCCCTTTGGAA GTCATTGCTTTTACATAAAGCTCCAGTTCTAGAGAGTTTGCATCTCACAGTCACAGATTTATGTGATGATATAGATGTTGGACTATGGGCTGGGATTGCATTTGCACGCAATGTGCGTGAGTTCGTACTCCAAGTCTCGATTTCCTTATCCATTTCAATCCAGTTTCCGAGTTGCTTGTTTTTCTGTGATACACTTGAGACCTTGAAACTCAAGAATCCTCCGATTCATATAGATCTTCCTTCTCCGGTTTCTATGAAGTCTCTTAGAACTCTTCACCTTGACTCTGTGACGTACAAAGACGATGAATCTGTTTTTAACCTTTTATCCGGCTGCCCAAATCTTGAAGATTTGCTCATTCATCGAGGTTACCCTAATTGTGTTAAGAACTTTGTTATTGTGGTGCCATCTTTGAAGAGACTATCAATTAATGATTGCACTCGTGTACGGAAGGGGGGTTATGTGATAAACGCTCCTTCTTTGAAATACTTGCAAATTGAAAGGTTAAGTGGTTATGAGCGTTGTCTGATTGAGGATGCGCCAGAGCTAGTTGAGGCAAATATTAGGAACATTTCTACGATAGTCAATAAGAAGATTTTGGGATCTCTCAAGTCAGCCAAGCGTCTTTCATTGGACTTATCACCTTCGGGGGTAACAACTATAACTATGCTTGCCATTTAA
- the LOC104715600 gene encoding uncharacterized protein LOC104715600 translates to MSGSIENINELAVPFHFNKETDQLTIVLEAYRSQRRVNDGPESKLSKDQREFYWLSFVKALKGKFTILLFDNLKKTLFATTDRDAHLPFFWGIDVKGDLVLTIDSEMAKLGCQRAYGCFPRGCYISTADGLKALDDKNKVLYVEEDVDSVGHSYMKVVFDVDSNSTGGH, encoded by the exons ATGAGCGGTAGCATTGAGAATATAAACGAATTGGCTGTTCCTTTCCACTTCAACAAGGAAACTGATCAACTTACCATAGTGTTGGAGGCTTATAGATCACAGAGGCGGGTTAATGATGGTCCAGAATCAAAGCTTTCAAAGGATCAACGAGAGTTTTATTGGTTAAGCTTTGTAAAAGCTCTCAAGGGAAAGTTTACGATCCTTCTCTTTGATAACTTGAAGAAAACGCTCTTTGCTACTACT gATCGTGATGCACATCTTCCTTTCTTTTGGGGAATTGATGTGAAAGGTGACCTTGTTCTTACCATAGATTCTGAAATGGCTAAGCTGGGGTGTCAAAGAGCTTATGGTTGTTTCCCAAGAGGTTGCTACATATCTACAGCAGATGGACTTAAGGCTCTTGATGATAAAAACAAGGTCCTATATGTGGAAGAAGATGTTGATAGTGTAGGCCATTCCTACATGAAGGTTGTATTTGATGTTGACTCCAACTCCACAGGAGGACATTGA
- the LOC104715603 gene encoding F-box/FBD/LRR-repeat protein At3g52680-like, producing MHWANCCQPSNRRSDNESVTKFWRVLDTGKILPYYKIVVSSLSTAIESCLRIRVVMGKDRISELPEELLLQILSLLPPKTVITTSVLSKRWRSLWKLVPKLEFDSDNYQEDIAKFLENVGKFLLSHKAPVLESLRLKVTDKTEETRCVINVGVWVGIAVVRHVRKLVLDLFLFKSSVRFPTSVLFSDTLETLQLKYSVLVDVPSRVCMKSLRTLHLYHVSYKDGESIRNLISGCPNLEDLLIQGGTCKVVLTLLIEAPSLKRLWIHGQIGGRKTMINAPCLEYLEMKGFSHGESCLIENAPVLVKATISNVSYIVNENILGSLKSAKRLSLDLSPLEIKCPTGAIFYQLVYLEMYTREAEWWNLLTIMLDSSPKLQVLKLIDHDKDASKDDVVISGKWNEPKYVPECLSSCLETFVWIRYGWEREEEKEVATYILKNARLLKKATFFTTIPIESKELNKIEERRKLLLNELSRVKKASNSCQLVFDDESI from the exons ATGCATTGGGCAAATTGTTGTCAACCCTCGAATCGCCGATCTGATAACGAATCAGTCACAAAGT TTTGGAGAGTCTTAGACACTGGGAAGATTCTGCCATACTACAAAATTGTCGTCTCTTCTCTATCAACGGCAATCGAAAGCTG TTTGAGAATTCGAGTTGTTATGGGTAAAGACAGGATCAGTGAGTTACCTGAGGAGTTGCTTCTACAGATATTGTCTTTACTTCCACCAAAAACTGTTATAACCACTAGTGTTTTGTCTAAACGATGGCGGTCTCTTTGGAAGTTGGTACCAAAACTAGAGTTTGATTCTGACAATTATCAGGAGGATATAGCGAAATTTTTAGAGAATGTTGGCAAGTTTTTGCTTTCACACAAAGCTCCGGTTTTGGAGAGTTTGCGTCTCAAAGTTACTGATAAGACTGAAGAAACTAGATGTGTTATAAATGTTGGAGTATGGGTTGGAATTGCGGTTGTACGCCATGTGCGTAAGTTGGTGCTcgatctttttttatttaaaagttcaGTCAGATTTCCAACTAGTGTACTTTTCTCTGATACACTTGAGACCTTGCAACTCAAGTATTCGGTTCTTGTTGATGTTCCTTCTCGAGTTTGTATGAAGTCTCTCAGAACTTTGCACCTTTATCATGTGAGCTACAAAGACGGTGAATCAATCCGTAACCTTATATCTGGCTGTCCTAATCTTGAAGATTTGCTCATACAAGGAGGTACTTGTAAGGTTGTGCTGACTTTGCTTATTGAAGCGCCATCTTTAAAGAGACTATGGATTCACGGTCAAATTGGGGGACGAAAGACTATGATAAACGCTCCTTGTTTGGAGTACTTGGAAATGAAAGGGTTTAGTCATGGTGAGAGTTGTCTGATTGAGAATGCGCCAGTGTTAGTCAAGGCAACTATTAGTAACGTTTCTTATATCGTTAATGAGAATATTTTGGGATCTCTTAAGTCAGCCAAACGTCTTTCCTTGGACTTATCACCTTTAGAG ATTAAGTGTCCTACTGGAGCTATCTTTTATCAGCTGGTATATCTAGAGATGTATACACGTGAAGCAGAGTGGTGGAATCTGCTTACGATCATGCTCGATAGCTCTCCTAAACTACAAGTCCTCAAACTCATTGAT CATGATAAGGATGCTAGCAAAGATGATGTGGTTATTAGCGGGAAATGGAATGAGCCAAAGTACGTTCCTGAATGTTTGTCTTCTTGCCTCGAGACATTTGTGTGGATAAGATACGGttgggaaagagaagaagagaaagaagtggCTACATACATTCTAAAGAACGCAAGACTCTTAAAGAAGGCAACCTTTTTCACTACTATACCCATTGAATCGAAAGAGCTCAACAAGATTGAAGAAAGACGCAAGTTGCTCCTCAACGAGTTGAGCAGAGTGAAGAAAGCTTCAAATTCTTGTCAACTTGTATTTGACGATGAAtcaatataa
- the LOC104711820 gene encoding uncharacterized protein LOC104711820, with translation MPQVVSSVCAGGSDRKISCETLADDNNNEDSTHDPKIRPVSIDFPPESYSLSKEEQLEWLNDNAFFERKESQKRNSPTPNQNPNPNSNSQRVSLKSKASIIRLPKPQKTCFNEAKKRRNCRIARTLMIPKRIGSRLKSDPSLSEPSSPKVSCIGRVRSKRDRSRRIQRQKSGSFKDKPVRVKKPGFFTSFRAIFRTGGGCKDVSTAAREAHAPRKDAVVPTPARVSARRSTDIRGRLPPEESSPTRNSTGSRRSLDCGGDEPVLPGLGGMTRFTSGRRPDLLVDVA, from the coding sequence ATGCCACAAGTCGTTTCTTCAGTATGCGCCGGTGGCTCGGACCGGAAAATCTCATGCGAGACTCTCGCCgacgacaacaacaacgaaGACTCAACTCATGACCCGAAGATCCGACCCGTATCAATCGATTTCCCACCGGAATCTTACTCTTTGTCAAAAGAAGAACAGCTCGAGTGGCTTAACGACAACGCCTTCTTCGAACGCAAAGAATCACAAAAACGGAACTCACCTACTCCGAATCAGAATCCGAACCCTAATTCGAACTCGCAACGAGTCTCGCTCAAATCAAAGGCGTCGATCATCAGATTACCGAAACCACAGAAGACTTGTTTCAACGAAGCGAAGAAGCGGAGGAACTGCAGAATCGCCAGGACTCTGATGATCCCGAAACGGATCGGGTCGAGGTTGAAATCGGATCCTTCGTTATCGGAGCCTTCCTCCCCTAAGGTTTCTTGCATCGGAAGGGTGAGATCTAAACGCGACCGTAGCCGACGGATTCAGAGACAAAAATCCGGTTCATTTAAAGATAAACCGGTTCGGGTTAAGAAACCCGGGTTTTTCACTAGCTTCAGAGCTATCTTCAGAACCGGTGGCGGTTGCAAAGACGTATCTACCGCTGCGAGGGAAGCTCACGCGCCGCGTAAAGATGCCGTCGTACCCACTCCGGCGAGGGTTTCAGCTAGGAGATCGACGGATATCAGAGGAAGGCTTCCGCCGGAAGAAAGTTCACCGACGAGGAACAGTACCGGTTCGAGGAGATCATTAGACTGTGGCGGTGATGAACCGGTGTTACCTGGTTTAGGTGGGATGACACGGTTTACTTCGGGGAGAAGACCGGATTTGTTGGTTGACGTGGCGTGA
- the LOC104715601 gene encoding F-box/FBD/LRR-repeat protein At3g52680-like codes for MKRCLRIRVVMGKDRITELPEELLLQILSLPPTKTVITTSVLSKRWRSLWKLVPKLKFESDNQEDIAKFSENVGRFLLSHKPPVLESLHIKVIDKNKETRCSIDVGVWVGIAIVRHVRELVLDLFLLNYSVRFPSSVFSCDTLETLKLKCSVLADVPSTVCMKSLRTLHLVSVGFKDNESVRNLISGCPNLEDLLIHRATRCKVLTLVIAAPSLKRLSIHRKRLSIHRKIGGQKEAGGYVINAPSLEYLKIRRFNHCECCLIENAPVLVKATISNVSYIGNEKILGSLKSAKRLSLDLSPLEIKCPTGAIFYQLVYLEMYTREAEWWNLLMFMLDISPKLQVLKLIDHDKDDASYNDDVVTSGKWNEPKYVPECLSSCLETFVWIRYGLEREEEKEVATYILKNAELLKKATFSTRPIESEELNKLEERRKLLLNELSRVKASNSCHLVFDGESIII; via the exons ATGAAAAGATG TTTGAGAATTCGAGTTGTTATGGGTAAAGACAGGATTACTGAGTTGCCTGAAGAGTTGCTTCTACAGATATTGTCTTTACCTCCAACAAAAACTGTTATAACCACGAGTGTTTTGTCTAAACGATGGCGGTCTCTTTGGAAGCTGGTGCCGAAACTCAAGTTTGAATCTGACAATCAGGAGGATATAGCGAAATTCTCAGAGAATGTTGGCAGGTTTTTGCTTTCACACAAACCTCCGGTTTTGGAGAGTTTGCATATCAAAGTTATTGATAAGAATAAAGAAACTAGATGTAGTATAGATGTTGGAGTTTGGGTTGGAATTGCGATTGTACGCCATGTGCGTGAGTTGGTGCTCGATCTTTTTTTACTTAACTATTCAGTCAGATTTCCAAGTAGTGTGTTTTCCTGTGATACACTTGAGACCTTGAAACTCAAGTGTTCGGTTCTTGCAGATGTTCCTTCTACAGTTTGTATGAAGTCCCTGAGAACTCTGCACCTTGTTTCTGTGGGTTTTAAAGACAATGAATCTGTTCGTAACCTTATATCTGGCTGTCCTAATCTTGAAGATCTGCTCATACATCGAGCTACCCGTTGTAAGGTGCTGACTTTGGTTATTGCAGCGCCATCTTTAAAGAGACTATCCATTCACCGTAAGAGACTATCCATTCACCGTAAAATTGGTGGACAAAAAGAGGCTGGTGGCTATGTGATAAACGCTCCTTCTTTGGAATACTTGAAAATTAGAAGGTTTAATCATTGTGAGTGTTGTCTGATTGAGAATGCGCCAGTGTTAGTCAAGGCAACTATTAGTAACGTTTCTTACATCGGTAATGAGAAGATTTTGGGATCTCTCAAGTCAGCCAAACGTCTTTCCTTGGACTTATCACCTTTGGAG ATTAAGTGCCCTACCGGAGCTATCTTTTATCAGCTGGTATATCTAGAGATGTATACACGTGAAGCGGAGTGGTGGAATCTACTTATGTTCATGCTCGACATCTCTCCTAAACTACAAGTCCTCAAGCTCATTGAT CATGATAAGGATGATGCTAGTTATAACGATGATGTGGTTACTAGCGGGAAATGGAATGAGCCAAAGTACGTTCCTGAATGTTTGTCTTCTTGCCTCGAGACATTTGTGTGGATAAGATACGGtttggaaagagaagaagagaaagaagtagCTACATACATATTAAAGAACGCAGAACTCTTAAAGAAGGCAACCTTTTCAACTAGACCCATTGAATCTGAAGAGCTCAACAAGCTTGAAGAAAGACGCAAGTTGCTCCTCAACGAGTTGAGCAGAGTTAAAGCTTCAAATTCTTGTCACCTTGTATTTGACGGTGaatcaataatcatataa